In the genome of Astatotilapia calliptera chromosome 18, fAstCal1.2, whole genome shotgun sequence, the window gtgtgtgtgttatattgAGACTGGGAAACAAAATATTTCCTCAGTCATTTTGTGGTATCGCCGTTTGTTGTTGCATAATCCAAGAAGTGTAGCAATAAGTTGACTATCCCACCATGTGACTCACAACAATAACGCCTCCATCATATTCTTATGTAAGTTTCTGCTCCTGTTTTAGAATCCAAATGTCTTTATACACTCACCCACCATTcttgtgaattaaaaaaaaagtgtgtagtAGCAGCAGGGATTTTTAATCACCTGCTTCGTTTCCTCTTATCTGACCTCTTTTCATCTACTCCTATTCCTCACAGCTGCCATATTATCTTCACCACTGAACTCTGAGCTGATTGGAAGGGGTCAGAAGCTCTCTGACTTACAGATCCCCCTCACCCTGCATGAGGACATGGAGGTCCTGCGCAGGTCTTCAGTGTTTGCTGCAGAGGTCCTGGATGTGTTTGACCGATCACTGACCGAGAAGGAGCTGGTGACCCAGTCTAAGGCGCTGTGCAGAGACTACATCTTGTCGAGGCTCAACCAAAACGGGTTGGGATGGTCTAAAACTGAACTCAATTTTTCTCCCTCAAACACAGCGCTGGCTGAAGTGTCTATGGTGCTTCTCTGTCTTGGTAAGTTTCCATAAATGCCACCTTATCGATGACTCTGAACTATGATTGCCTTGCTTCATTATTAGTGCTGTCATGAAAATAgcatgacataaaaaaaaggataatgGGTATCTTTgggatgttttttcttcttcttgtccaaCAACCATActtaaaatgaaaggaaatgttGTGTTTAAGCATCTCAGAAATGATTGACATTACATTTCATGCATTTGCAATCTAACATGCATTCCATTTTCCACGATCTGCCGATTAGCTGCTCAACTAATTGATTATTTGTTTGGGCCCATAAAATGTCAGAAAGTAGCAACGGCTGTATTGAATTTACACCTGCTTTCAGAGAATGGTAAAGAAACCAGAAAATTGCGATGATTAGAGACTGAATTTGCTGATCACCTACATTATGATCCTGTGTCTGGAGTATTTGCTACATTTGCAATATATTAAGCAACACATTAGGCTTATACTCCACATGTCTATACAGCCTGTACTGAGCATTGAAGCTCTGATGAGCTCAGACCAAATGATGAGTCGAGGATTATATCTGCATGTGTGAGAAGAGCTTGAACCAAAACCAGGCAGCAGCGGTCCCAGCCCTCCTCTTCACATCTATCTTTCTCAGCACACGGGTATCTGAGGGAACTCTTGTCACGTGAAATGTTTGAATTCAATATTCAAGCAGGTTAAAATGTGTGACGTGGTACACGTTCACCTGTTTTTAATCTCCTTCGCTCAGATTCACTTCCTAACAgacttttctccttttctttttttttgtttctgctctCCCTCTGTTACCTAGGCGATGAGCTGGAGTGTATACAGCCCAGTTTGTACAGGAACGTGGCGCGGCAGCTCAACATTTCTGTTGCCATGGAGAACATGGTTTCGGATGCCTTCATCGGTGTAGCAACAGAGATTTTCTCAGCAGGTACAAGGCTGTTATGAAGCTCAGTGTTGATGATGCATCGCAGTAGAAATTAAAAGAGCACAGGAAGTGACCTTCACTGCTGACTGCTTATGGAGGCACTGACTGTGAACCTCTGCAGCTTTCACCAGGCTCATTCGGCTCAGAGTGAGTGGGTGCGAATCAGATGTAGGTGGAGTGAGACTCTATCTGAAACACATAATTAGTCTTACATCCAAGTTTCTATGTTTAGACATTAGTTTACTAAATTGAGCCCAAGTTTGGGATGTGGATGCTGAACATAAAAGGGCTTCTTGGTAGCGTTGTCGTGTCTTGCTAAGAGAactcaaacatttttctttaattaatatAGAGTAGTCCTGTGACAGATTGGCGACCTGCACAGGGTGTaacctgaactggataagcagtagaaaatggatggatggcttaATGGTAGCATAGTGTTAAAGTGTAAGCCAGCATGTCCAATCTTGGGCCTCTCAAAACGATGCACAGGAAGGAAATTAATGCAGAGCGGCAGGGGATAATGGTGGTTGCCTAAGAAAAGATTTTAGATTCTCTAGTTGGTTTTTGGCTTTTCTGAGTTTTGACCTTCCTGAGCCTACATGTTCTTAGGTTATCTTTGAGTTTTCCTCCATGTTGCTTCTGGTTTCTTTCTGTAACCCTACAATGTGTATGTTACGTTAGGGGTAGCATGCTTCTCACCCGCTGTCAGCCGGGACAGGCTTGAGTCTGGTTGGATGGGCATTTAAGAAAATAGAATGAAGGCCGGATGGCTGTATGAGGTTGAATTGTAGTCACTGTTAGTCTAAGAAAGCTAGCTGCTAACTCCATAGTGTGCTAACGAAGACGATTCAAAATctaggagacacaaatccctgggTGAGTTCCTTCAGGATAGTTATCGAGTGTAGATGTAGGTGTGCTGATCTGTCCGCTGTGGTGAAGTCTTCCAAATAAGGCTAAAGCTGAAAGAAGAATCATTTAGCCAATTATAAGATATGTAACATAATTCTGGTGCTTAATTTGTCTgcattttcttgatttttttttttttttttttgttcttaaatTTTGTACTGATACAgaagcaactgctgttgtgcacaaagaaaatcacaatCTCCAGCTGTGCTCTTTGGTGgtgtgatttattatttatttattttttatttttgaactcTGAGTAAATCTTGTAATTGTGTCCTCACATAGTTCAGGTGTTGTTTTTGGCAAATAATTCATctggtggttgttgttgttgttattattcttcttcttcttcttcttcttcttcttcttcttattattattattattattattattattattattattattattattattattattacatccaGTCTAACATAGACACAGCCTTACTTTAATACCCTTATGTAAAAATTTGCAGGCTACACCAGTGGAGTTCTGGGATGATACCagccataattttttttttatcatcaacaatttttatttatttcattttaaacttcaaTAGCAGAActtaaatgcataaataaataattaaaaacaacaacaacaaaaacaaacagaaaaacaacaacaaaaaaaaccaaacaaaaaacaaaaacaaagggaagTTATCCTATTCTTTCTTCGCACACCAATCCCCACACCACCACTCTGTCATTACTCCTCTGTTCTTCAAGTTACAGAAAGCCAGCTTGTGAAGATGGACCAAATACAATCATATTGATGCAATTTATCTAATAAACCATAAGTCACTTTTTCGTAAGACGCCAACTTAGCCATTGTCATTAGCCACTCTTCATAGGGAGGGGGTTCTTTTTCCGTCAATGTCTTAGCAGGACCTGTTTGGTCGTAGTAAGAGCCTGAATAACCCATCTTTTTGTATAACTGGAAAAACCTCCATCAGAAAGTTCTGTGGTTATACCAAGTATGGACAGTTTTGGTGAGATACCAAATCTCCTtttcaaaaacactgaaaattacCTCCATTATGTTTTCCCACCAATCCCGAAGTGCCGAACAGCTCCATAAGATATGTAAAATCGAGGCATTTTGACCATCACATCTCCAACATTCGTCCGTAGAGGCCAGGTTCCATTTATACAATTATTGCGGTGTTCGATGCCACCTATGGATTATCTTAAGTTGAATAAATCTACTGCCTGTTTCTTTATACATAGTattaacattttgaaaacatgAATCCCGTTCAACTGAAGGATATGTCCAATGCCATGTCCTGGGCCCAGTAGCCCTTAACTT includes:
- the LOC113010829 gene encoding bcl-2-related ovarian killer protein homolog A-like; its protein translation is MEVLRRSSVFAAEVLDVFDRSLTEKELVTQSKALCRDYILSRLNQNGLGWSKTELNFSPSNTALAEVSMVLLCLGDELECIQPSLYRNVARQLNISVAMENMVSDAFIGVATEIFSAGTRLL